From a region of the Cucumis sativus cultivar 9930 chromosome 6, Cucumber_9930_V3, whole genome shotgun sequence genome:
- the LOC101204760 gene encoding NAC domain-containing protein 37 yields MMESIESSCVPPGFRFHPTDEELVGYYLRKKVASQKIDLDVIKDIDLYRIEPWDLQEKCWIGYEEQNEWYFFSHKDKKYPTGTRTNRATLAGFWKATGRDKAVYDKNKLIGMRKTLVFYRGRAPNGQKTDWIMHEYRLESDENNPPQEEGWVVCRAFKKRTTGQSKTSVVERWDSSYFYDEPSGVCSAIDPLELISRQALSPHGLLEHNNIMCKQEMEQTENVKFIQYNDSFVQLPQLESPSLPLVKRSSSISLVSECNEEEDPPAKRRYNNNNNNNINSKVTDWRALDKFVASQLSQGDAFEGEGNSRFGAQSSNNNNNTNNNIIISNNNINSADMAILLMQNRGDQDEENLYKGFLSSNSESDFGICIFEK; encoded by the exons ATGATGGAATCTATAGAGTCATCGTGTGTTCCACCGGGGTTTCGGTTTCATCCAACCGATGAAGAACTCGTTGGATATTATCTAAGGAAGAAGGTAGCTTCACAAAAGATTGATCTCGATGTCATTAAAGATATAGATCTTTACAGGATTGAGCCGTGGGATCTTCAAG AGAAATGTTGGATTGGTTATGAAGAGCAAAATGAGTGGTACTTCTTTAGTCATAAGGATAAGAAATATCCGACCGGGACGAGGACGAATCGGGCTACATTAGCTGGATTCTGGAAGGCGACCGGGAGAGATAAAGCTGTTTATGACAAGAATAAGCTCATCGGTATGAGGAAAACCCTCGTCTTCTATCGAGGTCGAGCTCCAAATGGTCAAAAGACAGATTGGATCATGCATGAGTACAGATTAGAATCCGATGAGAATAACCCTCCCCAA GAAGAAGGATGGGTGGTTTGTAGGGCATTCAAGAAGCGAACCACCGGACAATCAAAGACGTCAGTGGTTGAGCGATGGGATTCAAGCTATTTCTATGACGAACCAAGTGGAGTGTGCTCGGCAATCGATCCACTCGAGCTCATCTCTAGGCAGGCATTGTCGCCACACGGGTTGTTAGAGCATAATAATATCATGTGTAAGCAAGAGATGGAACAAACTGAGAATGTGAAGTTCATACAATATAATGATTCATTTGTGCAACTTCCACAGCTTGAGAGTCCATCTCTTCCGTTAGTGAAGAGATCAAGTTCAATTTCTTTGGTGTCCGAATgcaatgaagaagaagatccaCCAGCAAAAAGAAggtataataataacaataataataatatcaactCAAAGGTGACGGATTGGAGGGCATTGGACAAGTTTGTGGCTTCTCAATTGAGTCAAGGAGATGCATTTGAAGGAGAAGGAAATTCAAGGTTTGGTGCACaaagtagtaataataataataatactaacaataatattattattagtaataataatataaattcagCAGATATGGCAATATTATTGATGCAGAATAGAGGAGATCAAGATGAAGAGAACCTGTATAAAGGGTTCTTGAGTTCAAACTCAGAGTCTGATTTTGGAATTTGCATATTTGAGAAATGA
- the LOC101205007 gene encoding histone H1 has product MSSTGEAAEVKVPAEDVAPVEVPATEEPKEVEKPVKEKKPRATREKKPRQSKVASHPPYFQMINEAISSLNEKNGSSPYAIAKYMEEKHKAVLPANFRKILALQLKNSTAKGKLTKIKASYKLSETGKKKDMNATKVAKANAEKKTKQARTTRTTGRKRKAVKTEEAVSKAVKKVVAKKPKRSTPAKPKQPKSIKSPAAKRAKKAVV; this is encoded by the exons ATGTCATCGACGGGAGAGGCTGCAGAAGTGAAAGTTCCGGCGGAGGATGTCGCTCCTGTGGAGGTTCCGGCTACGGAGGAGCCGAAGGAGGTAGAGAAGCCGGTGAAGGAGAAGAAACCTAGAGCGACGAGGGAGAAGAAGCCTAGACAGTCTAAAGTTGCTTCACATCCACCGTATTTTCag ATGATCAATGAAGCAATCTCGTCACTCAACGAGAAGAATGGATCGAGTCCGTACGCCATAGCGAAATACATGGAGGAAAAACACAAGGCGGTTCTTCCAGCGAATTTCAGGAAAATCTTGGCTCTTCAATTGAAGAATTCCACAGCTAAAGGAAAATTAACGAAGATCAAGGCGTCGTATAAGCTATCCGAAacaggaaagaaaaaagacatgAACGCAACGAAAGTCGCAAAAGCGAACGcggagaagaaaacaaaacaggCAAGAACGACGAGAACTACTGGAAGGAAGAGGAAGGCGGTGAAGACGGAGGAGGCGGTGAGTAAGGCGGTGAAGAAGGTTGTTGCAAAGAAACCGAAAAGGTCTACCCCGGCGAAGCCGAAACAGCCGAAATCAATTAAGTCTCCTGCAGCGAAGAGGGCTAAAAAAGCGGTTGTGTGA